The following proteins come from a genomic window of Sandaracinaceae bacterium:
- a CDS encoding Ig domain-containing protein: MQYGRLLPLLGVLLLAGCDGPLEPAMDTGLPGRDGSVPTDPDADAPSRDGGDDAGPPPPPGEWQLPPGHFHPAVMPMELVHPRPDDETSEHARHRWAHPEVAYRIPAAVIQGGAWPFFYEIVEGPPGATIGAQLDHVDDVQVASPEYGIVSWTPSAADEGSTVTFVVRVTDQEGATVEARWTVTVDASRFLFLSPSGNASNPGTIDAPMRDMADWYRGDPTDDTFADRLVYFRAGDYTPIGQDGNENLRMEAGVKPMTYMAYPGEVATLDATRASWTFWAGTNDVYFSGLRFVGSKVVQPDGGEVANARNIAFYGERNHERVTFFEVTAEDIAPGAVGNDNPAFVWRPSSGSRRGRHWAFVNNTFDTAGPRSSNGPRPVSLSCVSYVVYEGNTVIDWHATNIFGDKASVDHETQRNNDLWEVARTVEGTGYGLGAGMSNSYDTSHSPGYVEVGWNRIRLPMARGSGPWALSFARSAIGSEEPRGPVWAYRNSIVGSVAVWASGSVEAQLEDNVVQGETWRGADPATAASDNHWVMDLDAEVFDDATGALIGEARASYLGTRGAEVH; this comes from the coding sequence ATGCAGTACGGTCGGCTTCTCCCGCTCCTCGGTGTCCTTCTCCTGGCCGGGTGCGACGGTCCCCTCGAACCCGCGATGGACACTGGCCTGCCGGGCCGGGACGGGAGCGTGCCGACGGATCCGGACGCGGACGCGCCCTCGCGAGACGGCGGGGACGACGCGGGGCCGCCGCCGCCGCCCGGCGAGTGGCAGCTCCCGCCGGGGCACTTCCACCCCGCGGTGATGCCGATGGAGCTGGTCCATCCCCGGCCCGACGACGAGACGTCCGAGCACGCGCGCCATCGCTGGGCGCACCCCGAGGTCGCCTATCGGATCCCGGCCGCGGTGATCCAGGGCGGGGCGTGGCCGTTCTTCTACGAGATCGTCGAGGGGCCGCCCGGGGCGACGATCGGCGCGCAGCTCGACCACGTCGACGACGTGCAGGTGGCCAGCCCCGAGTACGGGATCGTCAGCTGGACGCCGAGCGCGGCGGACGAGGGGAGCACCGTCACCTTCGTCGTCCGCGTGACCGACCAGGAGGGCGCGACGGTGGAGGCGCGCTGGACGGTCACCGTGGACGCGTCGCGCTTCCTCTTCCTCAGCCCGTCGGGCAACGCCAGCAACCCCGGCACGATCGACGCGCCGATGCGCGACATGGCCGACTGGTATCGCGGTGACCCCACCGACGACACGTTCGCGGATCGGCTCGTGTATTTCCGCGCCGGCGACTACACGCCCATCGGCCAGGACGGCAACGAGAACCTCCGCATGGAGGCCGGCGTCAAGCCGATGACCTACATGGCGTACCCGGGGGAGGTCGCCACGCTCGACGCGACGCGCGCCTCGTGGACGTTCTGGGCCGGCACGAACGACGTCTACTTCTCGGGCCTGCGCTTCGTGGGCAGCAAGGTGGTCCAGCCTGACGGCGGTGAGGTCGCCAATGCGCGCAACATCGCGTTCTATGGCGAGCGCAACCACGAGCGCGTCACCTTCTTCGAGGTGACGGCCGAGGACATCGCGCCCGGCGCCGTGGGCAACGACAACCCCGCGTTCGTGTGGCGCCCCTCGAGCGGGAGCCGCCGCGGTCGTCACTGGGCCTTCGTCAACAACACCTTCGACACCGCGGGCCCCAGGAGCAGCAACGGGCCGCGGCCGGTCTCCCTCTCGTGCGTGTCGTACGTGGTCTACGAGGGCAACACCGTCATCGACTGGCACGCGACGAACATCTTCGGAGACAAGGCAAGCGTCGACCACGAGACGCAGCGCAACAACGATCTCTGGGAGGTGGCGCGGACCGTCGAGGGGACCGGCTACGGGCTCGGGGCCGGCATGTCGAACAGCTACGACACGTCGCACAGCCCGGGTTACGTGGAGGTCGGTTGGAACCGCATCCGCCTGCCGATGGCGCGCGGCTCCGGTCCGTGGGCCCTCTCCTTCGCGCGGAGCGCGATCGGGAGCGAGGAGCCCCGCGGGCCCGTGTGGGCCTACCGCAACTCGATCGTCGGCTCGGTCGCCGTCTGGGCGTCGGGGAGCGTCGAGGCGCAGCTCGAGGACAACGTCGTCCAGGGCGAGACGTGGCGAGGCGCCGACCCGGCGACGGCCGCGAGCGACAACCACTGGGTGATGGACCTGGACGCCGAGGTCTTCGACGACGCGACGGGCGCGCTCATCGGCGAGGCGCGCGCGAGCTACCTGGGCACGCGCGGCGCCGAGGTCCACTGA
- a CDS encoding TlpA disulfide reductase family protein: MRLGLALIAMLVALGPGRASALSAGDRAPSIDLVDDSGRRVTLRRYRGRVLIVSTWASWCAPCMEELPSLQRLYARHYRRGLRVLGVNVDRELESMQQAKRELRLRFPNAHDPERTLVRRWGARTIPMLWVIDGDGVVRHVQGGYEPGDERVLERIVRGLLPPEPTPDAGRSDAGHSDAGLPDAGAPETPAPDRAGQASSAPRTPTRPPASQPAALEAPPPAAPAARTNRAAGLCTITRSAPSSLAAITLLALALLLTARRP; the protein is encoded by the coding sequence GTGAGACTCGGCCTCGCTCTGATCGCCATGCTCGTCGCGCTCGGCCCCGGGCGTGCGTCCGCCCTGAGCGCTGGGGACCGCGCCCCATCCATCGATCTCGTCGACGATTCAGGCCGCCGCGTGACCCTGCGCCGCTACCGAGGCCGCGTGCTCATCGTCAGCACCTGGGCCTCGTGGTGTGCCCCGTGCATGGAGGAGCTCCCCTCGCTCCAGCGCCTCTACGCCCGCCACTACCGCCGCGGCCTCCGCGTGCTCGGCGTCAACGTCGATCGCGAGCTCGAATCGATGCAACAAGCCAAGCGTGAGCTCCGCCTCCGCTTCCCGAACGCGCACGATCCCGAGCGCACCCTCGTCCGCCGCTGGGGGGCGCGCACCATCCCCATGCTCTGGGTCATCGATGGGGACGGCGTCGTGCGGCACGTGCAGGGCGGCTACGAGCCTGGAGACGAGCGCGTGCTCGAGCGTATCGTGCGCGGTCTGCTCCCGCCCGAGCCGACGCCAGACGCCGGCCGCTCCGACGCGGGTCACTCCGACGCGGGCCTCCCGGACGCGGGTGCGCCCGAAACACCAGCGCCCGACAGAGCTGGCCAAGCGAGCTCGGCGCCTCGGACGCCGACGCGCCCGCCCGCATCCCAGCCGGCCGCCCTCGAGGCCCCGCCCCCCGCCGCGCCCGCAGCCCGCACCAACCGCGCCGCCGGCCTCTGCACGATCACTCGCTCTGCCCCGAGCTCCCTCGCGGCCATCACGCTCCTCGCCCTCGCCCTGCTCCTGACGGCGCGCCGCCCCTGA
- a CDS encoding DUF2306 domain-containing protein, with translation MSDDVVRRAPKPRRRWIWVGVGLASAMLLLTATARFASMHAAAGGSTLPEDLESLPYVEHLPLALLHLVGGLVFTVLGPLQLSTRVRARWPRWHRWSGRVFVACALGIGVSGVVMNEVFPNAVGGMLRYTGAHLFGVAMIVALVLGTVAILRKRVTQHRAWMVRAYAIGLGVGTQRLIIIPLFLWFGGVDDLTVGLGMWGGWLVTLLGAELVIRGSRRPKPVAVPALG, from the coding sequence ATGAGCGACGACGTGGTGAGGCGGGCGCCGAAGCCCAGGCGCAGATGGATCTGGGTGGGAGTGGGGCTCGCGAGCGCGATGCTGCTGTTGACCGCGACGGCGCGCTTCGCGTCGATGCACGCGGCGGCGGGCGGGTCGACGCTGCCCGAGGACCTCGAGAGCCTCCCCTATGTCGAGCACCTCCCGTTGGCGCTGCTGCACCTCGTCGGTGGGCTCGTGTTCACCGTGCTCGGGCCGCTGCAGCTCAGCACCCGCGTGCGCGCGCGGTGGCCTCGCTGGCATCGCTGGTCGGGGCGGGTGTTCGTGGCCTGCGCGCTGGGCATCGGGGTCAGCGGCGTCGTGATGAACGAGGTCTTCCCCAACGCGGTGGGCGGAATGCTGCGCTACACGGGGGCGCATCTCTTCGGCGTCGCGATGATCGTCGCGCTCGTGCTCGGGACCGTCGCCATCCTGCGCAAGCGGGTCACGCAGCACCGCGCCTGGATGGTGCGGGCGTACGCGATCGGGCTCGGCGTCGGGACGCAGCGCCTGATCATCATCCCGCTCTTCCTCTGGTTCGGGGGCGTCGATGATCTGACGGTCGGGCTCGGCATGTGGGGCGGCTGGCTCGTGACGCTCCTGGGCGCGGAGCTGGTCATTCGCGGGAGCCGACGGCCGAAGCCTGTCGCCGTGCCCGCGCTCGGCTGA
- a CDS encoding SAM-dependent chlorinase/fluorinase: MSIFFLSDFGVRDHYVGVVEAVIAKIAPAARVVHLTHGVPPQDLRNGSWQLWAASPHLPDGSIVLAVVDPGVGSERRAVVVETERLTYVAPDNGLLEAALAEQTVKRAHGLTEPAYRLRDVSATFHGRDIFGPAAAHLASGVDPAAFGDPVEALAPLGLLPRDAAYGEVWTFDHFGNALTTLRAPEEAPTAITVSGRRVPWVETYASVGPGEALALRGSSGLVELSVRDGSAREALSLTEGAEVRLVP, encoded by the coding sequence ATGAGCATCTTCTTCCTCAGCGACTTCGGCGTGCGCGATCACTACGTGGGGGTGGTGGAGGCCGTGATCGCGAAGATCGCGCCCGCCGCGCGCGTCGTTCACCTGACCCACGGCGTGCCGCCGCAGGATCTGCGGAACGGGAGCTGGCAGCTCTGGGCCGCGTCGCCGCACCTGCCCGACGGCTCGATCGTGCTCGCGGTGGTCGACCCTGGGGTGGGCTCGGAGCGGCGCGCCGTCGTGGTGGAGACCGAGCGGCTCACCTACGTCGCGCCGGACAACGGGCTCCTCGAGGCGGCGCTCGCCGAGCAGACCGTGAAGCGCGCCCACGGCCTGACCGAGCCTGCCTATCGACTGCGTGACGTCTCGGCGACCTTTCACGGCCGCGACATCTTCGGCCCCGCCGCCGCGCACCTGGCCAGCGGCGTGGACCCGGCCGCCTTCGGCGACCCTGTGGAAGCCCTCGCCCCCCTGGGCCTGCTCCCGCGCGACGCGGCCTACGGCGAGGTCTGGACCTTCGACCACTTCGGCAACGCGCTCACCACCCTGCGCGCTCCCGAAGAGGCGCCGACCGCCATCACCGTCAGCGGCCGCCGCGTGCCGTGGGTCGAGACCTACGCCTCGGTCGGTCCGGGAGAAGCGCTCGCGCTCCGCGGCTCGAGCGGCCTCGTCGAGCTCAGCGTGCGCGATGGCTCCGCCAGGGAAGCGCTCTCGTTGACCGAAGGCGCCGAGGTCCGCCTCGTCCCCTGA
- a CDS encoding serine/threonine-protein kinase, producing MSAAREPRSESANEPGDLSGEQLGRYRLRHKLADGGMASIYLATIAGEAGFERSVAVKVVHPERSGDDSFATMLADEARLIARIHHPNVCSVIDFGRQDERLYMAMEYLHGETLTAMLRRGWAERGVFPAWLAARVIADAARGLHAAHELCDADGEPLDVVHRDVSPQNVVVTYDGAAVVIDFGVVLARGRQTVTAAGLVKGKLSHMAPEQLTGKEIDRRADVWSLGVMLWEATLGRRLFRGTHQGETIERVVHGPITPPSAITTSYPLELERIVMSALTRDVERRTPSARVLAHQLETYLYGLGRPAGHAEVGAWLRECFSDRLLIRDALLHVPDSPRSTPVGGLDDETSSSTLGQGVVQKSSFAPPPLEAPTGITRVETPAAKALREQDALDEVDRTLTAMRAAKRRSRNLTLYFLIAVLLAAAGAGWFLLRAG from the coding sequence ATGTCTGCCGCGAGAGAGCCGCGCAGCGAGAGCGCGAACGAGCCAGGAGATCTCTCCGGGGAGCAGCTCGGTCGCTATCGCCTGCGCCACAAGCTCGCCGACGGGGGCATGGCGTCCATCTACCTGGCCACCATCGCGGGCGAGGCGGGCTTCGAGCGCAGCGTCGCGGTCAAGGTCGTCCACCCGGAGCGGAGCGGCGACGACAGCTTCGCGACCATGCTCGCCGACGAGGCGCGCCTCATCGCGCGGATCCATCACCCCAACGTCTGCTCGGTCATCGACTTCGGCCGCCAGGACGAGCGCCTGTACATGGCGATGGAGTACCTCCACGGCGAGACCCTGACCGCGATGCTCCGTCGCGGCTGGGCCGAGCGCGGCGTGTTCCCCGCCTGGCTCGCGGCCCGGGTGATCGCCGACGCCGCGCGCGGCCTCCACGCCGCGCACGAGCTCTGCGACGCCGACGGCGAGCCCCTCGACGTCGTGCACCGAGACGTCTCACCCCAGAACGTCGTCGTGACCTACGACGGCGCGGCGGTCGTGATCGACTTCGGCGTCGTGCTCGCGCGCGGGCGTCAGACCGTCACCGCGGCGGGCCTCGTCAAGGGCAAGCTCTCGCACATGGCGCCCGAGCAGCTCACCGGCAAGGAGATCGACCGGCGCGCCGACGTCTGGTCGCTCGGCGTGATGCTCTGGGAGGCGACCCTCGGGCGGCGCCTCTTCCGGGGCACGCACCAGGGCGAGACCATCGAGCGCGTGGTGCACGGCCCGATCACCCCGCCGAGCGCCATCACCACCAGCTACCCGCTCGAGCTCGAGCGGATCGTGATGAGCGCCCTCACGCGCGACGTCGAGCGCCGCACCCCGAGCGCGCGGGTGCTCGCCCATCAGCTCGAGACCTATCTCTATGGCCTCGGCCGGCCGGCGGGGCACGCGGAGGTGGGCGCGTGGCTGCGCGAGTGCTTCAGCGACCGGCTCCTCATCCGCGACGCGCTGCTGCACGTCCCGGACAGCCCACGCTCCACGCCCGTCGGCGGCCTCGACGACGAGACCTCGAGCAGCACTCTCGGGCAAGGCGTCGTGCAGAAGAGCTCCTTCGCGCCGCCCCCGCTCGAGGCGCCGACCGGCATCACCCGCGTCGAGACGCCCGCCGCCAAGGCCCTCCGGGAGCAGGACGCGCTCGACGAGGTCGACCGCACGCTGACCGCCATGCGCGCGGCCAAGCGCCGCAGCCGCAACCTCACGCTCTACTTCTTGATCGCGGTGCTGCTCGCCGCGGCCGGAGCGGGCTGGTTCTTGCTCCGCGCGGGTTGA
- a CDS encoding SLC13 family permease, with protein sequence MNELEPIAETVVDPHVPTWVTALFGGILVLMVLALALEEKIHAKKSFITGVAAVASLAIAEALHLLPTDDLTNSMHETVEMPVYIAAIDWGVIAIILGSSIFVDVTSKSGLFAWIAIRLTRASRGDPFWLLVYYGVMTVVFSAMLNNVTAMIIVGSLTGVSLKKLGRTDQLLGFLLVEGLLTNVGGLLTLISSVPNIIVGQTAGISFVDFFLVASPYVLVATVITLLLGARLFGIHRLAEGEEREKAQALVDTFDENESIESRGFFTYGAVMAVLFIVAIATTSVTPVVSELGMGFVALAFAAAMLLRFKSEVDRFYQAVDWDLIGFFAALFIVINVMEHAHVLDAIGVGLAKILELPGESGSLLVSAAAASSVTDNIPLAAMLANILRGLGTASDSPLWWSVVFGANLGGNLTPIGSASTVVAVTLMNKHRLGVSFGGFVKRALPFAVVQLILAVAYVMIFL encoded by the coding sequence ATGAACGAGCTGGAGCCGATCGCGGAGACCGTCGTCGACCCACACGTGCCCACGTGGGTCACCGCGCTCTTCGGCGGGATCCTCGTCCTGATGGTCCTCGCGCTCGCGCTCGAGGAGAAGATCCACGCGAAGAAGTCGTTCATCACCGGCGTCGCCGCGGTGGCGAGCCTCGCGATCGCCGAGGCGCTGCACCTGCTGCCGACCGACGACCTGACCAACTCGATGCACGAGACGGTCGAGATGCCGGTCTACATCGCGGCCATCGACTGGGGCGTCATCGCGATCATCCTCGGCTCGAGCATCTTCGTCGACGTCACGAGCAAGTCGGGCCTCTTCGCGTGGATCGCCATCCGTCTGACCCGCGCGAGCCGCGGCGACCCCTTCTGGCTGCTCGTCTACTACGGCGTGATGACGGTCGTGTTCAGCGCGATGCTGAACAACGTCACCGCGATGATCATCGTCGGCTCGCTCACCGGCGTGTCGCTGAAGAAGCTGGGCCGGACCGATCAGCTCCTCGGGTTCCTGCTCGTCGAGGGGCTGCTCACCAACGTCGGCGGCCTGCTCACCCTCATCAGCTCGGTGCCGAACATCATCGTCGGCCAGACGGCGGGGATCAGCTTCGTCGACTTCTTCCTCGTCGCCAGCCCCTACGTGCTCGTCGCGACCGTGATCACCCTGCTGCTCGGCGCGCGGCTCTTCGGCATCCATCGACTGGCCGAAGGCGAAGAGCGCGAGAAGGCGCAGGCGCTGGTGGACACCTTCGACGAGAACGAGAGCATCGAGAGCCGCGGCTTCTTCACCTACGGCGCGGTGATGGCGGTGCTCTTCATCGTCGCCATCGCGACCACGAGCGTCACGCCGGTCGTCAGCGAGCTGGGCATGGGCTTCGTCGCGCTCGCCTTCGCGGCCGCCATGCTGCTGCGCTTCAAGAGCGAGGTCGACCGCTTCTACCAGGCGGTGGACTGGGACCTGATCGGCTTCTTCGCCGCGCTCTTCATCGTCATCAACGTGATGGAGCACGCGCACGTGCTCGACGCGATCGGGGTGGGCCTCGCGAAGATCCTCGAGCTGCCCGGCGAGAGCGGCTCCCTGCTCGTCAGCGCGGCGGCGGCGTCGAGCGTCACCGACAACATCCCGCTCGCGGCCATGCTCGCCAACATCCTCCGCGGGCTCGGCACCGCGAGCGACTCGCCGCTCTGGTGGTCGGTCGTCTTCGGCGCGAACCTCGGCGGCAACCTCACCCCGATCGGCTCCGCGTCGACGGTGGTCGCGGTCACCCTCATGAACAAGCACCGCCTCGGCGTCAGCTTCGGCGGGTTCGTGAAGCGGGCCCTGCCCTTCGCCGTGGTGCAGCTGATCCTGGCCGTCGCGTACGTGATGATCTTCCTATGA
- a CDS encoding MopE-related protein: MRHRYARLLTLALACAACDTPPVADDAAAPEDAASASDAEPTRPDAAPPACVTDADCDDGLFCNGPELCDPAHPAADPRGCAFDGMRCPAADVCDEDADRCEPAPCAGDAERVTAYRDADGDGYGDAARSMRVCPEDAGPGNAWSLQPDDCDDTRPGVNPGATEICDPAGRDEDCDPTTIHGGDGDADGDGYVNATCRNGPLAGDDCDDASADAHPGAAEICDGHDNDCDGTTDEGVLITFHRDADGDGFGCDPSATTCPAPVEACAAPTGYVADARDCNDEPSDGAAQSPDVTETCNGVDDDCDGAVDVGSVDLGTREHCSACFDDCQFSCNAGTCEQAVDIDMSWDAQCATTTLNNLYCWGLNRDGAVGDGTTRPAHRPVRVLGTPTTAEVESMSLHGRTSCALTRNTGTGVGSVYCWGENDDYQVADTGSTRVSVPTLVGSSFESVAVNQDSTLEGTTCAARHSGGSSTGLCWGARVPRRDAGGEWSIVSSTTPLELGPSYPSPVGSVLNGMPCTLSAAGQLTCWGTNRWGERGIGATAALTPPPAQVSLTPPVLHAVESGPTRCALRGTEVWCWGSDNTGGLGDGPLSPDRCGSESFEVGCALSPVRVSSLPPIERLFGDVGGFCARTPAGEMYCWAVNNRPGVELLPGLPTTGPTHSPVRVPSLDGFERLVVGSYGACGIDAVGDVYCWGNGALSLGTSSAPGVARLLPPAP; this comes from the coding sequence ATGAGACATCGATACGCCCGCCTGCTGACGCTCGCGCTCGCCTGCGCGGCCTGTGACACCCCGCCCGTCGCCGACGACGCGGCCGCGCCCGAGGACGCGGCGAGCGCGTCCGACGCAGAGCCCACGCGCCCCGACGCCGCGCCGCCCGCCTGCGTCACGGACGCCGACTGCGACGACGGGCTCTTCTGCAACGGCCCCGAGCTGTGCGACCCCGCCCATCCAGCCGCCGACCCGCGCGGCTGCGCCTTCGACGGCATGCGATGCCCGGCGGCCGACGTCTGTGACGAGGACGCCGACCGATGCGAGCCGGCGCCGTGCGCGGGCGACGCCGAGCGCGTGACGGCCTACCGAGACGCCGACGGGGACGGATACGGCGACGCCGCCCGATCCATGCGGGTCTGCCCCGAGGACGCAGGACCGGGAAACGCGTGGTCGCTCCAACCCGACGACTGCGACGACACGAGACCCGGCGTCAACCCGGGCGCGACCGAGATCTGTGACCCGGCTGGCCGCGACGAGGATTGTGACCCGACCACCATCCATGGTGGCGACGGGGACGCCGACGGCGACGGCTACGTCAACGCGACCTGCCGCAACGGTCCCCTCGCCGGCGATGACTGCGACGACGCCTCCGCGGACGCCCACCCCGGCGCCGCGGAGATCTGCGACGGGCACGACAACGACTGCGACGGGACGACCGACGAGGGCGTGCTGATCACCTTCCACCGCGACGCCGACGGCGACGGCTTCGGCTGCGACCCGAGCGCCACCACCTGCCCCGCGCCGGTCGAGGCCTGCGCCGCGCCCACCGGGTACGTCGCCGACGCCCGCGACTGCAACGACGAGCCCTCCGACGGTGCCGCGCAGAGCCCCGATGTGACCGAGACCTGCAACGGCGTCGACGACGACTGCGACGGCGCCGTGGACGTCGGGAGCGTCGACCTGGGGACGCGCGAACACTGCTCTGCGTGCTTCGACGACTGCCAGTTCAGCTGCAACGCTGGCACGTGCGAGCAGGCGGTCGACATCGACATGAGCTGGGATGCTCAGTGCGCGACGACGACGCTGAACAACCTGTATTGCTGGGGCCTCAACCGGGACGGCGCCGTCGGCGACGGCACGACACGGCCCGCGCATCGACCGGTGCGGGTCCTCGGCACGCCGACGACGGCCGAGGTCGAGTCGATGAGCCTGCACGGCAGGACGAGCTGCGCGCTGACGCGCAACACCGGGACCGGCGTCGGCTCCGTGTACTGCTGGGGTGAAAACGACGACTACCAGGTCGCGGACACGGGCTCGACGCGGGTCTCCGTGCCCACGCTCGTGGGCTCGAGCTTCGAGAGCGTCGCGGTGAACCAGGACTCCACCCTGGAGGGCACGACGTGCGCGGCGCGGCACAGCGGAGGCTCGTCGACGGGCCTCTGCTGGGGGGCTCGCGTGCCGCGACGCGACGCCGGCGGAGAGTGGTCGATCGTCTCCTCGACGACGCCGCTCGAGCTCGGCCCCTCGTACCCGTCGCCGGTGGGCAGCGTCTTGAACGGCATGCCCTGCACGCTCAGCGCGGCCGGGCAGCTGACATGCTGGGGCACCAACCGGTGGGGTGAGCGGGGGATCGGCGCCACCGCAGCGCTCACCCCTCCGCCGGCCCAGGTCAGCTTGACACCTCCCGTGCTCCACGCGGTGGAGTCGGGACCGACGCGCTGCGCCCTGCGGGGCACGGAGGTCTGGTGCTGGGGCAGCGATAACACCGGCGGGCTCGGGGACGGCCCTCTCTCTCCCGACCGGTGCGGCAGCGAGTCGTTCGAAGTCGGATGCGCGCTGAGCCCGGTCCGGGTGAGCTCCCTCCCGCCCATCGAGCGCCTCTTCGGAGACGTGGGCGGGTTCTGCGCGCGCACCCCGGCCGGTGAGATGTACTGCTGGGCGGTCAACAACCGGCCGGGCGTCGAGCTGCTTCCGGGTCTCCCCACCACCGGGCCGACTCACAGCCCCGTTCGCGTGCCGTCGTTGGACGGCTTCGAGCGGCTGGTGGTGGGAAGCTACGGTGCCTGCGGGATAGACGCCGTGGGGGACGTCTACTGCTGGGGCAACGGCGCGCTGTCGCTTGGAACGAGCAGCGCACCGGGCGTCGCGCGCCTCCTCCCCCCGGCCCCCTGA
- a CDS encoding four helix bundle protein — translation MLRITEEAIVWLRSMKPIWEQVAKHDKNLARQMRDSAASVVGNLAEGEKRGGGHERERFGTAYGSAGETRVWLLSAAALGYVSDEAVEGPADWADKARATMWKLMHRG, via the coding sequence ATGCTCCGGATCACCGAAGAAGCGATCGTTTGGCTGCGCTCGATGAAGCCGATCTGGGAACAGGTTGCGAAGCACGACAAGAACCTCGCTCGGCAGATGCGCGACAGCGCGGCGAGCGTGGTCGGGAACCTGGCCGAAGGCGAGAAGCGGGGCGGCGGACACGAGCGGGAGCGGTTCGGGACGGCGTATGGGTCGGCCGGCGAGACGCGCGTGTGGCTGCTCTCGGCGGCTGCGCTGGGATACGTGAGCGACGAGGCCGTGGAGGGGCCCGCGGACTGGGCGGACAAGGCGCGGGCCACGATGTGGAAGCTGATGCATCGAGGGTGA
- a CDS encoding phospholipase D-like domain-containing protein: MKPDEIDGILAATLEDERVSRGEKHALKELLLDGALNDEQLAFVRHRAFALAKERVGKGQQVLEWLEDVVKILTPRPEAPTLRAEVLFSPGPGCLNAITRCLEEAQKSVDICVFTVTDDRLAAAILDAHRRGVAVRLLTDDDKSFDRGSDIERLEAAGVPVRTDRSEHHMHHKFALFDRALVITGSYNWTRSAARHNRENLLVSDDPRLVGPYLRRFDEDWEGLG, translated from the coding sequence ATGAAGCCGGACGAGATCGACGGGATCCTCGCCGCGACGCTCGAGGACGAGCGCGTGTCCCGGGGGGAGAAGCACGCGCTGAAGGAGCTGCTGCTCGACGGGGCGCTCAACGACGAGCAGCTCGCCTTCGTGCGCCACCGCGCGTTCGCGCTCGCCAAGGAGCGGGTGGGCAAAGGTCAGCAGGTCCTGGAGTGGCTCGAGGACGTGGTGAAGATCCTGACCCCGCGCCCCGAGGCGCCCACCCTCCGCGCGGAGGTGCTGTTCAGCCCCGGGCCGGGGTGCCTGAACGCCATCACGCGCTGCCTGGAGGAGGCCCAGAAGAGCGTCGACATCTGCGTCTTCACCGTCACCGACGATCGCCTGGCGGCCGCCATCCTCGACGCGCACCGACGCGGCGTGGCCGTCCGGCTGCTCACCGACGACGACAAGTCGTTCGACCGCGGCTCCGACATCGAGCGGCTCGAGGCGGCCGGCGTGCCCGTGCGCACCGATCGCTCCGAGCACCACATGCATCACAAGTTCGCGCTCTTCGATCGCGCGCTGGTGATCACCGGCAGCTACAACTGGACCCGCTCGGCCGCGCGTCACAACCGCGAGAACCTGCTGGTCTCGGACGACCCGCGGCTCGTCGGGCCCTACCTCCGCCGCTTCGACGAGGACTGGGAGGGCCTCGGCTGA